In the genome of Chryseobacterium arthrosphaerae, one region contains:
- the tpx gene encoding thiol peroxidase, with product MSTTITLKGNEVHTIGTLPSVGSTVKDFALVDSGLNVKTLETFEGKKKVFNIFPSIDTPTCAASSRKFNEEASKLENTVVINVSKDLPFALGRFCAAEGLNNVETLSDFRSSFGDDYEVTITDSPLKGLLSRAVIVTDENNKVVYTEQVSEIANEPNYDAALAALNQ from the coding sequence ATGTCCACGACTATCACCTTAAAAGGAAATGAAGTACATACCATAGGAACATTACCGTCAGTAGGAAGCACCGTTAAAGATTTTGCTCTGGTAGATTCCGGATTAAATGTGAAAACACTTGAAACTTTTGAAGGAAAAAAGAAAGTATTCAATATTTTCCCGAGTATTGATACGCCAACGTGTGCCGCTTCTTCCAGAAAATTCAATGAGGAGGCTTCAAAGCTTGAGAATACTGTAGTGATCAACGTTTCTAAAGATCTTCCTTTTGCATTGGGAAGGTTCTGTGCTGCTGAAGGATTGAATAACGTAGAAACCCTTTCAGACTTCAGAAGCAGTTTCGGAGATGATTATGAAGTAACCATTACAGATTCTCCCCTGAAAGGATTGTTGAGCCGTGCAGTAATCGTTACAGATGAAAACAACAAAGTAGTCTATACTGAGCAGGTTTCAGAAATTGCCAACGAACCTAATTACGATGCAGCGCTTGCCGCATTGAATCAATAA
- a CDS encoding NADP-dependent isocitrate dehydrogenase: MSEKSKIYYTLTDEAPMLATHSFLPIVKAFTKSADIEIAVPDISLAGRILANFPEFLKDDQKIGDALAELGELATQPDANIIKLPNISASVPQLDAAIAELQAKGFAVPNYPAEPKNDEEKAIKAKYAKVLGSAVNPVLREGNSDRRAPKAVKNYAKANPHRMGDWASDSKTDVAHMNNGDFYGTETSTTLENATKYRIVFKGNDGSENVLKDFAGLQAGEVIDSSVMNLKALKVFVQEAIEEAKKRNVLLSAHLKATMMKISDPIIFGAIVETFFKDVFTKYAETFKSLDINPNNGLADLFEKIKGNAQEADIKADIEKALAEGPRVAMVNSDKGITNFHVPSDIIVDASMAALVRGGGKMWNKDGNEEDTVCIIPDRSYAGFYQSVIDDMKAHGKLDPTTMGSVPNVGLMAQKAEEYGSHDKTFQLSADGTVEVQDEAGNVLLSQKVEKDDIFRMCQTKDAPIQDWVKLAVNRSRLSDTPAIFWLDKGRAHDREIIKKVEKYLADHDTAGLDIRILDVKDAMTETLRRAREGKDTISVSGNVLRDYLTDLFPILELGTSAKMLSIVPLMNGGGLFETGAGGSAPKHVEQFLEEGYLRWDSLGEFLALQASLEHLAQTQGNTKSQVLADALDEANAKFLATDKSPARKVGQIDNRGSHFYLAMYWAEALANQTADAELAAQFAPVAQAMHENEEVINAELIGAQGKPQNIDGYYKTDTYKTYEAMRPSTVLNEIIDGI, from the coding sequence ATGTCAGAAAAATCAAAAATCTATTACACACTTACTGATGAAGCTCCAATGCTGGCTACACACTCGTTTTTACCGATTGTAAAAGCTTTCACCAAATCAGCAGATATTGAGATCGCAGTTCCGGATATTTCTTTGGCAGGAAGAATTTTAGCTAATTTCCCTGAATTTTTAAAGGATGACCAGAAAATTGGTGATGCTTTGGCTGAATTGGGAGAATTAGCAACCCAACCAGATGCCAATATCATTAAATTACCTAATATTTCGGCTTCTGTTCCTCAATTGGACGCAGCTATTGCTGAATTACAAGCTAAAGGTTTTGCAGTTCCCAATTACCCTGCAGAGCCTAAGAATGACGAAGAAAAAGCAATCAAAGCGAAGTATGCCAAAGTATTAGGAAGTGCTGTAAACCCTGTATTAAGAGAAGGAAACTCTGACAGACGTGCTCCGAAAGCTGTTAAAAACTATGCTAAAGCAAACCCTCACAGAATGGGTGACTGGGCATCTGACAGCAAAACTGACGTAGCTCACATGAATAACGGTGATTTCTACGGAACAGAAACTTCTACAACATTAGAAAATGCTACAAAATACAGAATCGTATTCAAAGGAAATGACGGTTCTGAAAATGTATTGAAAGACTTTGCAGGTCTTCAGGCCGGTGAGGTGATCGATTCTTCTGTAATGAACTTAAAAGCATTAAAAGTATTTGTACAGGAAGCAATCGAGGAAGCTAAGAAAAGAAATGTACTTCTTTCTGCCCACCTTAAAGCTACGATGATGAAAATCTCCGACCCTATTATTTTCGGGGCTATCGTAGAAACTTTCTTCAAAGATGTATTCACTAAATATGCTGAGACTTTCAAATCTTTAGATATCAACCCGAATAACGGTCTGGCTGATCTTTTCGAAAAAATCAAAGGAAATGCTCAGGAAGCTGACATTAAAGCTGATATTGAAAAAGCGCTTGCGGAAGGACCAAGAGTGGCTATGGTAAATTCTGATAAAGGAATTACCAACTTCCATGTACCTTCTGACATCATCGTTGACGCGTCTATGGCTGCTTTGGTAAGAGGCGGAGGTAAAATGTGGAACAAAGACGGAAATGAGGAAGATACCGTTTGTATCATCCCTGACCGTTCTTACGCAGGTTTCTACCAGTCTGTAATTGACGATATGAAAGCGCACGGAAAGCTTGACCCTACTACAATGGGATCTGTTCCAAACGTTGGATTGATGGCTCAGAAAGCTGAAGAATACGGTTCTCACGACAAAACTTTCCAACTGTCTGCTGACGGAACAGTAGAAGTTCAGGATGAAGCAGGAAATGTTCTTCTTTCTCAGAAAGTAGAAAAAGATGACATCTTCAGAATGTGTCAGACTAAAGATGCTCCTATCCAGGATTGGGTAAAACTGGCGGTAAACAGATCCAGATTATCTGATACTCCTGCTATTTTCTGGTTGGATAAAGGAAGAGCTCACGACAGAGAAATCATTAAAAAAGTAGAAAAATACCTTGCTGATCACGATACTGCAGGTCTTGACATCAGAATTCTTGATGTAAAAGATGCTATGACTGAGACTTTAAGAAGAGCAAGAGAAGGAAAAGATACAATCTCAGTTTCAGGAAATGTATTGAGAGATTATCTTACTGACCTTTTCCCTATTCTGGAACTTGGTACTTCTGCAAAAATGCTTTCTATCGTTCCATTGATGAACGGTGGTGGTCTGTTTGAAACAGGGGCCGGAGGTTCTGCTCCGAAACACGTTGAGCAATTCCTTGAAGAAGGTTATTTAAGATGGGATTCTCTGGGAGAATTCCTAGCACTTCAAGCGTCTTTAGAACATTTGGCACAGACTCAGGGCAATACAAAATCTCAGGTTCTGGCTGATGCATTGGATGAGGCAAATGCTAAATTCTTAGCGACAGACAAATCTCCTGCAAGAAAAGTAGGACAAATTGATAACAGAGGTTCTCACTTCTACCTGGCCATGTATTGGGCTGAAGCGCTGGCTAACCAGACTGCCGATGCTGAATTGGCTGCTCAGTTTGCTCCGGTTGCACAGGCAATGCATGAAAATGAAGAGGTCATCAATGCTGAATTAATTGGGGCTCAGGGTAAACCTCAGAATATTGACGGGTACTACAAAACCGACACTTATAAGACGTATGAGGCTATGAGACCAAGTACGGTTCTAAATGAAATCATTGACGGGATCTAA
- a CDS encoding T9SS type A sorting domain-containing protein: protein MKLKSIFGLGLTVAALYLNAQQHPKGKENPDTKVNKKYLKHIQDITTAYQKNVKFAREHHQKPPDEYYLQDFIATMDPETGTVNNQRYVELEKNVESGKFQPQTDLKLFNGVRGKGGTANKSITNLWVERGPYAVGGRVRGIMFDPNDSTGKKVWAGGVSGGLWYNNDISDANSEWTLVDGFWSNTTVSCITSDPNNPQIFYVGTGEVETGDFSGLGIWKTTNGGATWQQVFNLENGYTSGVKRGMYNVPAIKVVNNNGVSEVYAGVAGTYFGETGTFAGLYEAGLYKSTDGTNFTLVNSLLSTATRGYDIQDIEVGADNSIWVATRQSRFTGSASGGRIFKSTDYGATFTNVYNVGNNSSRVMVEVSNTNPLKAYALMQGATNEPVRIAKTTDGGATWIATNVAGSGITLPNPVDTSQPDNDFTRGQSFYDLVIETDPDNDEHVYVGGVDSYKSTDGGATWTQYTKWSNNNVMGSTNISLVHADQHALVFNPKNTSQFVMGNDGGIFFAPDKSNLASTTAIGMRNKRFNVTQFYHGTLNPSSTFANEDMILGAQDNGTKRLSGVALANNFYNTSDVYGGDGAYTAFDDQNKYYIASYVYNYHFLFNPQGSYYLLASAQRDPGLFINPLAVDRNLDIAYSNANASSSTSIVLNRVSGLASVPLSLTRTQLTIASVAAGEFVTDILVSPYTTASSTLFIGLSSGKLYKVTNADTTPVTSLINYNFGGYISDVKLGASESEIMVTISNFNKTSVFYTTDAGTTWVSKEGNLPDIPVKAIFMNPEDNNEVILGTYYGVWGTADFQSSSPTWALYSDGLGKFKINHFDYRPSDKTILAVTYGRGAFTTRISNTTLATSESNRNMLNNRVYPNPSRGPLHVKLENGKPMDIEIYDASGRLVMTKKNVKSDEEFNIDNLGKGDYVLKALQNGSMVYTSVIIRK from the coding sequence ATGAAATTAAAATCAATTTTCGGACTAGGGCTTACTGTAGCTGCACTCTATCTTAATGCTCAACAGCATCCTAAAGGGAAAGAAAATCCAGACACTAAAGTAAACAAGAAGTACCTGAAACACATTCAGGATATTACAACTGCTTACCAGAAAAACGTAAAATTCGCCAGGGAACACCATCAGAAACCACCTGATGAATATTACCTGCAGGATTTTATCGCTACCATGGATCCTGAAACAGGAACAGTGAACAACCAACGCTATGTAGAGCTTGAAAAAAACGTAGAAAGCGGAAAGTTTCAACCGCAAACAGATCTTAAGCTATTCAACGGTGTCAGAGGAAAAGGAGGTACTGCCAATAAAAGCATCACCAATCTTTGGGTAGAAAGAGGTCCTTATGCTGTGGGAGGAAGGGTAAGAGGCATTATGTTTGACCCGAATGATTCTACCGGTAAAAAAGTATGGGCGGGTGGAGTTTCCGGCGGATTATGGTACAATAACGATATCAGCGATGCCAATTCTGAATGGACGCTGGTAGACGGGTTCTGGTCTAACACTACTGTATCCTGCATTACTTCAGATCCTAATAACCCGCAGATTTTTTATGTGGGAACAGGTGAAGTGGAAACCGGAGACTTCAGTGGACTGGGCATCTGGAAAACAACCAACGGCGGAGCTACCTGGCAGCAGGTTTTCAATTTGGAAAACGGCTATACTTCCGGAGTAAAGAGAGGAATGTATAATGTTCCTGCTATAAAGGTAGTGAACAATAACGGGGTTTCAGAAGTGTATGCCGGAGTTGCCGGAACCTATTTCGGAGAGACAGGTACGTTTGCCGGTTTATATGAAGCCGGTTTGTATAAATCTACTGATGGTACCAATTTTACATTGGTCAACAGCTTACTTTCCACCGCGACCCGTGGTTATGATATCCAGGATATAGAAGTAGGTGCAGACAATTCTATCTGGGTGGCTACCAGACAAAGCCGCTTCACCGGATCTGCTTCCGGGGGAAGAATTTTCAAATCTACCGATTATGGTGCTACTTTTACGAATGTCTATAACGTAGGGAACAACAGCTCAAGGGTTATGGTAGAGGTTTCCAATACCAATCCTTTAAAAGCTTATGCCCTGATGCAGGGAGCAACAAATGAACCTGTAAGAATTGCAAAAACTACAGACGGTGGTGCTACATGGATTGCCACCAATGTAGCCGGATCCGGGATTACACTGCCGAATCCTGTGGACACCTCACAGCCTGACAATGACTTTACCCGTGGACAGTCCTTCTATGACCTGGTTATTGAAACTGATCCCGATAACGATGAGCATGTATATGTAGGAGGAGTAGATTCTTATAAGAGTACAGATGGAGGTGCTACATGGACCCAATATACCAAATGGTCCAACAACAATGTGATGGGAAGTACCAACATTTCACTGGTGCATGCCGATCAGCACGCTCTTGTTTTCAACCCAAAAAACACAAGCCAGTTTGTAATGGGTAATGACGGAGGAATTTTCTTTGCTCCGGATAAAAGTAACCTTGCCAGTACTACAGCTATCGGAATGAGAAATAAAAGGTTTAATGTAACTCAATTCTATCACGGAACATTAAATCCTTCTTCTACATTTGCCAATGAAGATATGATTTTAGGGGCTCAGGATAACGGAACCAAAAGGCTTTCCGGAGTTGCTCTGGCCAATAATTTCTATAACACTTCGGATGTATATGGTGGAGATGGGGCCTATACGGCCTTCGATGACCAGAATAAGTACTATATTGCATCTTATGTCTACAATTACCATTTTCTTTTCAATCCGCAGGGAAGCTATTATCTTTTGGCTTCCGCTCAAAGGGATCCAGGATTGTTTATAAACCCCCTTGCTGTAGACAGAAATCTTGACATAGCTTACAGCAATGCCAATGCATCCAGCTCAACCTCAATTGTACTGAACAGAGTAAGCGGGCTCGCCAGTGTACCATTAAGCCTTACAAGAACCCAGCTTACCATTGCCAGTGTAGCCGCCGGTGAATTTGTTACGGATATTCTCGTATCTCCTTATACTACAGCCAGCAGCACTCTTTTCATTGGACTCTCATCCGGAAAATTATATAAGGTGACCAATGCTGACACTACGCCGGTAACTTCATTAATCAATTATAATTTCGGAGGTTATATTTCTGATGTTAAACTCGGAGCGTCCGAAAGTGAGATCATGGTTACAATTTCCAATTTCAATAAGACCAGTGTCTTCTATACTACTGATGCCGGAACAACCTGGGTATCTAAAGAAGGGAATCTTCCGGATATTCCTGTTAAAGCGATATTTATGAACCCTGAAGACAACAATGAAGTGATTCTGGGAACTTATTACGGCGTATGGGGAACTGCAGATTTCCAGTCTTCTTCTCCTACATGGGCTTTATATTCCGATGGTTTAGGAAAATTTAAAATCAACCACTTTGATTACCGTCCATCAGATAAGACAATTCTTGCGGTGACTTACGGAAGAGGAGCGTTTACTACCAGAATCAGCAATACGACTTTAGCGACTTCAGAATCAAACCGGAATATGCTCAACAACCGTGTGTATCCTAATCCAAGCAGAGGACCTCTTCATGTAAAACTTGAAAACGGCAAACCGATGGATATAGAGATCTATGATGCTTCCGGAAGGCTCGTTATGACAAAGAAAAATGTTAAATCTGATGAAGAATTCAATATTGACAACCTTGGCAAAGGAGATTATGTACTGAAAGCTTTACAAAACGGCAGTATGGTATACACTTCGGTAATTATCAGAAAATAA
- a CDS encoding TonB-dependent receptor, producing the protein MKKNYIITLSLSLMGYAHAQEKEKSIDEIEIHARAKVAKEREEFKRHAQSTEVISDYEINRNNPAFMEQSLGTMAGVQVEKRTQLGGQRIVVRGYGNDQKFNNWGIKMYLNNIPLTGADGVTVLDDVNFGLVNRIEVIKGPAATLYGGGSGGAVRFYIQPETKKGTSISEQFNTGSFGLFQSSTSVTNAGDNHSITANYGHIGSDGYRPKGKSIKNFYNINGEFKLNSKQKITLLATHGNSLEQVSGQISYDDYYNGIDNGNFAYIRRGAKTKFVTSRVGLGHIWQITPDLKNHTTVFYTGTTGDRIAAGAYETSSLSNYGLRSVFNFNKEWDDFKSQTEFGIEIQQSQSTITNYRYKSVKNTEPPVLRPLSDGSYFKNINHQNNYFAVEKFTYKPWDLMLLAGVSISQIGYNRKDLLALPGLFAANIDKKDLSFDKKFKAVATPHFALQKVWKNQIFNLSYSEGYNAPTSATAFIAGLNVTNDNLVAEKAKMWDFSVQGLIEDTSIDYQFSLFSINIKDKLTQLGATMSNPEKTPYTFWANTGNQKNRGLEMSIGYSYKPVRSFVSKIQPFLNYTYNDFKYTDFSTYLKEDKQPAKVNVYDNKNVVGVPQTKLSAGLDFETHFGLYWQNTYNFMGGVYTDFANTNKVRSFGLLNSKIGYKHSFNKWDLDVFVIGNNLTNQINYTFLFYGNSINDTDADNQYNNASVYTDVNPGPRKAYFVTGFNIKYNF; encoded by the coding sequence ATGAAAAAAAACTATATTATCACTCTTTCATTATCATTAATGGGGTATGCCCATGCCCAGGAAAAGGAAAAAAGCATTGATGAAATAGAGATTCATGCAAGAGCAAAAGTAGCCAAAGAACGGGAAGAATTTAAAAGGCACGCACAGTCTACAGAGGTTATTTCTGATTATGAAATAAACCGTAATAATCCTGCATTTATGGAACAGAGCCTTGGGACAATGGCCGGTGTTCAGGTAGAAAAAAGAACCCAACTGGGCGGACAGAGGATTGTGGTGAGAGGATACGGAAACGACCAGAAGTTTAACAATTGGGGAATTAAGATGTACCTCAACAATATTCCTCTTACCGGAGCAGACGGGGTTACCGTTTTAGATGATGTCAATTTCGGGCTCGTTAACCGTATAGAAGTTATAAAAGGGCCTGCCGCCACATTATACGGAGGAGGTTCCGGAGGGGCGGTCAGATTTTACATACAGCCTGAAACAAAAAAAGGTACTTCTATCTCTGAGCAGTTCAATACAGGTTCTTTCGGATTGTTTCAAAGTTCAACATCTGTAACTAATGCAGGTGACAATCATTCCATAACAGCCAACTACGGACATATTGGAAGCGACGGATACCGTCCTAAAGGTAAAAGCATCAAAAACTTTTATAACATCAACGGAGAGTTTAAGCTGAACTCAAAGCAGAAGATCACTTTACTCGCTACCCATGGAAATTCCCTGGAACAGGTTTCCGGCCAGATCTCCTATGATGATTATTATAATGGAATTGATAACGGAAATTTCGCTTATATCAGAAGAGGTGCCAAGACAAAATTCGTTACTTCCCGGGTAGGATTAGGTCATATATGGCAAATCACCCCCGACTTAAAAAATCATACAACCGTATTCTATACAGGAACTACCGGCGACAGAATTGCTGCAGGAGCTTACGAAACTTCTTCCCTTTCTAATTACGGATTAAGATCTGTATTCAATTTCAATAAAGAATGGGATGATTTTAAAAGTCAGACAGAGTTTGGAATCGAAATACAGCAGTCACAGTCTACCATCACCAATTACCGGTATAAAAGTGTAAAAAATACCGAGCCGCCTGTTCTGAGACCTCTTTCTGACGGATCTTATTTTAAAAACATCAATCATCAGAACAACTACTTTGCAGTTGAAAAGTTCACTTATAAGCCGTGGGATCTGATGTTGCTTGCCGGGGTCAGCATCAGTCAGATTGGGTATAACAGAAAAGATCTTCTCGCCCTGCCTGGTTTATTTGCAGCCAATATAGATAAAAAAGACCTGTCCTTTGATAAAAAATTTAAAGCAGTAGCCACTCCCCATTTTGCGCTTCAGAAAGTATGGAAAAATCAAATATTTAATCTAAGCTACAGTGAAGGGTATAATGCTCCTACTTCTGCCACTGCTTTTATAGCCGGGCTCAATGTGACCAATGATAACCTGGTTGCAGAGAAAGCAAAAATGTGGGACTTCAGTGTACAGGGATTAATTGAAGATACTTCCATAGATTATCAGTTCTCGCTCTTCAGTATCAATATTAAAGATAAACTTACACAGTTGGGAGCCACAATGTCTAATCCGGAAAAAACACCTTATACGTTTTGGGCCAATACCGGAAATCAAAAAAACAGAGGACTGGAAATGAGTATAGGATATTCTTACAAACCTGTCCGCTCTTTTGTTTCAAAGATTCAGCCCTTTCTCAATTATACTTATAACGATTTTAAATATACCGATTTCAGCACGTATTTAAAGGAAGATAAGCAACCTGCAAAAGTGAATGTTTATGACAACAAGAATGTCGTAGGAGTACCCCAAACCAAATTATCTGCCGGATTGGATTTTGAAACCCATTTTGGACTTTACTGGCAAAATACCTATAATTTTATGGGAGGAGTCTACACCGACTTTGCCAATACGAATAAGGTACGAAGTTTTGGACTTTTAAACTCAAAAATTGGATATAAACACAGCTTCAACAAATGGGACCTGGATGTTTTTGTCATAGGAAACAACCTGACCAATCAGATCAATTACACCTTCTTATTCTATGGAAACAGCATCAATGATACAGACGCAGATAATCAGTACAATAATGCTTCGGTTTATACCGATGTAAATCCCGGCCCAAGGAAAGCTTACTTCGTTACAGGGTTTAATATAAAGTATAATTTTTAA
- a CDS encoding MBL fold metallo-hydrolase — protein MNRRELLKNGLLAGTLSMIPFSGVLAETKTVAEKNREDLSGVKRIKLGELDLFILTDGYIHEEDLNSFAPRATVSELKKILKDNFRPDTYIDMAVNILLVKTKDRLILMDSGMGIFADERTGFLLQSLQKAGFTPKDITDVFISHAHPDHIGGIVNKQNKPVFPNASVFISRVEYDFWRNASIKDFNNSALKKHPEFLKQIIPSIQNILKAIEPKLKFYDLNNTLYSHFSFQLAPGHTPGLTVTTLSSGTEKLVYIADLIHSDVILFPHPDWGFSGDTDLDTATASRKKFLKQLADSRTRALASHLPWPGLGFTKIKDPAFEWVAESFMN, from the coding sequence ATGAACAGAAGAGAACTATTAAAAAACGGATTATTGGCAGGAACATTAAGCATGATTCCTTTTTCCGGCGTGCTGGCTGAAACAAAGACTGTTGCTGAAAAGAATAGGGAAGACCTTTCGGGAGTAAAAAGAATAAAACTCGGAGAGCTGGATCTGTTTATTCTTACCGACGGTTACATTCACGAAGAAGATCTGAATTCATTTGCTCCCAGAGCTACTGTTTCTGAACTGAAAAAAATTCTGAAAGATAACTTCCGTCCGGATACTTATATTGATATGGCTGTCAATATTCTGCTGGTCAAAACAAAAGACAGACTGATCCTGATGGATTCAGGAATGGGAATATTTGCAGATGAAAGAACAGGATTTCTGTTGCAGAGTCTGCAGAAAGCAGGGTTTACCCCTAAAGATATTACCGATGTTTTTATTTCCCACGCCCATCCCGATCATATCGGCGGAATCGTTAATAAACAGAATAAACCTGTTTTTCCTAATGCCTCTGTTTTTATTTCCAGGGTAGAATATGATTTTTGGAGGAATGCTTCCATTAAAGATTTTAATAACAGTGCATTGAAGAAGCACCCGGAGTTTCTTAAACAGATCATTCCTTCCATTCAGAATATTTTGAAAGCCATTGAACCGAAACTGAAATTTTATGATCTGAATAATACGCTTTACAGTCATTTCAGCTTTCAGCTGGCTCCCGGACATACCCCCGGTTTAACGGTCACTACATTATCTTCCGGAACTGAAAAACTGGTATATATTGCAGACCTTATTCACTCGGATGTTATTCTTTTTCCTCATCCTGACTGGGGCTTTTCCGGAGATACAGATCTGGATACCGCAACGGCTTCGAGGAAAAAATTTCTTAAGCAACTGGCAGATTCCAGAACCAGAGCATTGGCGTCCCATTTGCCATGGCCGGGATTAGGTTTTACAAAAATAAAAGATCCGGCGTTTGAATGGGTCGCTGAAAGTTTTATGAATTGA
- a CDS encoding aldo/keto reductase — MKFRKLGNTGELLSAIGLGCMGMSFAYGPADEQESINTLHRALDLGVNFWDTADMYANGENEKLISKVLVPNRDKIFIATKFGFRFKDGKASHSGAPGTYFDGSPEWIRQAVDLSLQRLKIDTIDLYYAHRVDPNVPVEETVGAMAELVKAGKVKYIGLSEASAESIRKANKIHPISALQSEYSILTKDVEKEILPTIRELGISLVPYSPLARGLFANINEVQNLGDDDFRKSLPRYQQEYLENNTKLANEINEFAASKGVKGTQLALAWVLNQGDDIIPIPGTKRIKYLEENIAAVNIELSQSDLETIDAILKKYPNVGERYNEGSMKLVNN, encoded by the coding sequence ATGAAATTTAGAAAATTAGGAAATACCGGAGAGCTGCTGTCTGCTATTGGTTTAGGATGTATGGGGATGAGCTTTGCTTATGGCCCGGCAGATGAGCAGGAAAGTATCAATACACTACACAGGGCGCTGGATTTAGGAGTTAATTTTTGGGATACTGCAGATATGTATGCCAACGGAGAAAACGAAAAACTGATCTCTAAAGTTCTGGTTCCAAACAGGGATAAGATCTTTATTGCTACCAAATTCGGATTCAGGTTTAAAGACGGTAAAGCAAGCCATAGCGGTGCGCCTGGAACCTATTTTGACGGTTCCCCGGAATGGATCAGGCAGGCTGTAGACTTAAGTCTTCAAAGATTAAAAATAGATACTATCGACCTTTATTACGCACACAGAGTTGACCCGAATGTGCCTGTAGAAGAGACGGTAGGAGCAATGGCAGAACTTGTAAAAGCCGGTAAGGTAAAATATATAGGATTATCTGAAGCATCAGCAGAATCGATCAGAAAAGCCAATAAAATTCATCCCATTAGCGCTTTGCAGTCAGAATACTCAATCCTTACCAAAGATGTGGAAAAGGAAATTCTTCCAACCATCAGGGAATTGGGGATTTCTTTAGTTCCTTATTCACCGTTGGCAAGAGGTCTTTTTGCCAATATCAATGAAGTGCAGAATCTTGGTGACGATGATTTCAGAAAATCATTACCCCGTTACCAGCAGGAATACCTTGAAAACAATACAAAGCTGGCGAATGAAATCAACGAATTTGCGGCTTCAAAAGGCGTAAAAGGAACCCAGCTTGCACTGGCCTGGGTGCTGAATCAGGGAGATGATATTATCCCGATTCCGGGTACCAAGCGAATCAAATACCTGGAAGAAAACATTGCAGCAGTCAATATTGAACTTTCCCAATCAGATCTTGAGACCATTGATGCCATCCTGAAAAAGTATCCGAATGTAGGAGAGCGGTACAATGAAGGCTCCATGAAACTTGTCAATAACTAA
- a CDS encoding helix-turn-helix domain-containing protein — MESSESVKSFYERNAPELGFQCSGAHGMGHFNVFSREFCSLISPYSRRDYYKVSLIIGKGKLHYADKWICVDRPALLFSNPIIPYSWEADDEDQKGWFCLFTEQFLHNGSRLGNLQDSPLFKIGGTPVFFVNEDQQKILSDIYTKMMAEIQSDYIHKYDMLRAYLHLMIHETMKMQPAESFEPYQNASQKVASLFMELLERQFPIDSPEVSLKLKTPNDYAQSLSIHVNSLNRSVKEMTGKTTSQQIAGRIIQEANALLKHTDWNIAEIAYGLGFEEPSYFTNYFKKQTGQTPNALRANLV; from the coding sequence ATGGAATCAAGCGAATCAGTCAAAAGTTTTTATGAAAGAAATGCTCCTGAGCTCGGTTTTCAGTGTAGCGGGGCTCATGGCATGGGACATTTCAATGTATTTTCCCGGGAATTTTGTTCCCTGATCAGCCCGTACAGCAGGCGCGATTATTATAAAGTTTCTCTGATCATAGGAAAAGGAAAACTTCATTATGCTGACAAATGGATCTGTGTAGACCGTCCGGCACTGCTATTTTCCAATCCTATTATCCCTTACTCGTGGGAAGCTGATGACGAGGATCAGAAAGGCTGGTTTTGCCTTTTTACAGAACAGTTCCTGCATAATGGAAGCCGTCTGGGAAATCTTCAGGATTCTCCGCTCTTTAAAATCGGAGGGACTCCGGTTTTCTTTGTGAATGAAGACCAGCAGAAAATACTTTCTGATATTTATACCAAGATGATGGCTGAGATTCAGTCCGACTATATTCATAAATATGATATGCTGAGGGCTTATCTTCATCTGATGATTCACGAAACCATGAAGATGCAGCCTGCAGAAAGTTTTGAACCTTATCAGAATGCCTCACAAAAGGTCGCGTCGTTGTTTATGGAGCTGCTGGAAAGACAGTTTCCGATCGACAGTCCTGAGGTCTCTTTAAAATTAAAGACTCCGAATGATTATGCACAGAGCCTTTCCATTCATGTCAATTCCCTGAACCGTTCGGTAAAGGAAATGACGGGGAAGACTACAAGCCAGCAGATTGCAGGAAGAATAATTCAGGAAGCCAATGCCTTACTGAAACATACTGACTGGAATATTGCTGAAATTGCTTATGGATTAGGCTTTGAAGAACCTTCTTATTTCACCAATTATTTTAAAAAGCAAACCGGTCAGACGCCCAATGCGCTCCGGGCAAATCTTGTTTGA
- a CDS encoding GNAT family N-acetyltransferase yields the protein MENIKFKVTPYQDELQLLIDGEKAGYMSIEVDGRLLIVYYTKLNEEREGKGYAKLLLDELVRYAEEKDLLVDPECDFVRQQFENHPRRYKDIWHA from the coding sequence ATGGAAAATATAAAGTTTAAAGTAACTCCATACCAGGACGAACTGCAGTTACTTATAGATGGTGAAAAAGCAGGCTATATGTCCATAGAGGTTGACGGAAGATTGCTGATTGTATATTACACGAAACTGAACGAAGAGCGTGAAGGGAAAGGATATGCCAAGTTGCTTCTGGACGAGCTTGTTCGCTATGCGGAAGAAAAAGATTTGCTTGTAGACCCGGAATGTGATTTTGTACGCCAGCAGTTTGAAAATCATCCCAGAAGATATAAAGATATCTGGCACGCCTGA